The Triticum aestivum cultivar Chinese Spring chromosome 4B, IWGSC CS RefSeq v2.1, whole genome shotgun sequence sequence ggcctccatgaccgccgccgggggcaggccgaccgccgggggccgcgccgcccgtacctagggtttgtCCGCCAGTAGTGTTGACCgtctgccctagagagtctttttcccgagcccttgctccggattttttcgctctctcgccgttcgttttgatcggcgtttttctttttggtttttcgatctatgcttgatcggttagcgtcgcccgccgccgccgtcgacaccGAGCGTCTCTACTTCGACCCCGgcgcgaccagccggcctctcctccgacccgaCAGCCACGCGCGCCGAGGCGACCCGTCAGGGCCAGCCGTCTTCCGCGCGTTGGtccgcccgtcgccctgcgccggccgtcaccgccctgctccgaccggggcACCTGCATTGCCTCGATCCGACAGCCACGCGCCATGCGACGACCAATCATAGTCGTCGCTCGCGCGTCGGCTCGCCCATCGATCCACatcacccgcctccgccgcgtctgcacaGCGGCCCGGCGGTCTACCTCGTCGGCCTCGTCCTTGGTTGCGTTAGGCTAGTCGACTGCCTCAActcgggcgccgctgctccgttggtcgctcaggcctcgctgcccgggcgccggcgttgctttggcagcccgggtgccggtgctgacaagctcgtccgCACAACGTCTCACGCCGTCCgtcgtcgccggcttcatctcgaactccgccgccaccacacctccaccgagcggcgtccccgacctcgcgcacgatcggcttgatcacccgctcgccgtggcgatccgcctcatctacgtcgTGCGaacgacctggcccgtcggttacgcgcgcctccacaggtcccgtgaagatcgtccccgagttcagcgcgcctctccaccgatcgagcattgggttgccgctgcgtcgccccgtcgggccgcagcgccgccaccCCGTTGTTCTCCTCGCAGCTGCATCGACCTGTgcgtcgccgctgcgtcgccccttcgggtcaTAGTGTCGCGATATGCggtccccgccgtcgccccgaggccgcccccacggctgcaccgactcgcgaaccgccgttgcgccgccccttcgggccgcagcatTGCGACCCACGgtccccgtcaccgccccgaggtcttcccgccgtcgccccgaccctcctgccgccgctgcgtcgccccttcgggccgtcgCGCCGCGACCCGCGatccactccgccgtcaccgcatgtcgacctcccgtggtagctccgcgccgtctcccttggcgctgGAGCGCCACCGTCTGTGCCGGTCTTCGttacgctgtcagggttcttcgcctacttcgagcaccgccgccgcactcctagcctagccgccgccaccgccactcttctttggccgccgccgccgctaccttcgtagccgccccgctgcccgtccacccccttcggtcttcgtccaagcaccagcccgtcgccagcgtcgctgtcatctaccccgaccacttcttctactccgaccaccgttggtgacatcggccccgcgccgatgggcgccgcaatcgtcgtcgagttcttctctgctggcccatccgacttctccgacatggcatacagctcgtgcaggtccctcgtctacgcatgcccgatgctggcaacaccgatgcgtgccttcatccacgacgtgtccccggcaGGCCCGGTCCTGATGGggggctaggggggggggggccgccccgggcccccgagaCGGAAGGGGCCCCCAAGATAAGTGTGCTTCTCTAAATCAAGCCTGCAGTAAAAAAAAACGATGTTGCACGTTCTGCCGTGCGTGGCCTGGCCCAAGTAGCAACTACTAGATCGCTATAATTAAGCACACAACCAGGACTTCTGAAATCTAGAGCGACGCATCACTAGCCGCCAATCACGCACGACGTTCGCGCCGACGACTTGCACGTATCTGGCACCCGGCGCGAGACGGTCTAATTGCTATTTTCCTAATCGCTTCATTGCCTTACGACGCCGTCGCCTTGCCTGATCGCATCGCCATCAGTTCACCTCCTTGCAGGCTAGGCGAATAGGATCGATGAGGCCACAGGGACGTCCGGTGGCAGTCGGTAGTCTTCCGCTGTCCCCCGAGGCCACGTTAGGGCATGTAAGATgattgataaggtagtcttatcttaagtcttacatgtaatttagagatgataaaaaatattgtctacaatgggtcatctcttagccttatcttcaatgaCTAGTCATTCCTAAAAATATGGTGATACATATTATGCCAAAAGATCATTTCTTGTCTCTTAAATAAGAAAAAAGACAAGCCTTCTCTTATGAGTTTTCTCTCCTCCACGTCATTATTTATCCTACGTGACACtgctaagatagcaccattgtacatgcccttacaaaTGGCAAGGTTAGCCTAATAGCCTATAAGTGCCTTGATGATATACAGAAATTCATACTAGATGACATCGATATTTCGTCTTTTTTATTGTGACAGGACAATGATGATGGACTGATGGGACACTGTTGAGTGGTATATATTATTCAACTTGGTATATTTGCATCTTGCGAGTTTGACTTTATATTCGGTAAGAATTTTTTTAGATAGCCCGCCACTCATGTTGTATGGTTATGTTCTTTTGTAGCTTTTTACTAGTTCCGAATTACCAGTTGTTCTTAAATTTTGGCATGTTTCATCTAATCTATACAGTATACATCTTGCAATTTTATCCACTGAGAGGAAATTACTGGATGAGGATTAATTGGTAATGATGCATCTCAGAATCTTATGATTTTAAGGTAATATGTATAAATTGTTTGATgcaatattgatgcatttgaaaTGTTTTCCATAATATATTAGCATATTGGCTATTATGTCATCATTATATTAAAGGGTCCCTAATTTTAGTTTTGCCCCGGGCCCCCTAAATGTCAGGACCGGCCCtggtccccgggcctggcaagcctggtcggcgcttcgtcaactttgtcttcgtccatctacgcatgcccggtgctggcaacaccggtgcgtgccttcgtccacgatgtgtccccgggcttggcaaacccgctgcgacgcgtcgtcaacaccaTCATCCTTCCGGTGCACCACTACCTCgtcaccactgcgcccatgactaacttgACGCCCTCTTAcacccgcggctccacggcgacttcctcgacaccgggcctggcaagcctggtcggcgcaCCCCGTCTCGACATCGATCAtgacattcttcgcacggctacctggaccacggctccaccacccatgctcttggctacatcgacaaacggcacaaagggctaccgcctgcttgagcaacctcgttggtttccactccagccacaactccgtgatgcgtcgaccgttacgactgtgggggaaGGTGTccatcggcttgccttcggattcttctccagtcttaccgtctgcgtcgctaccgttgtgactgtgggggatgttgagtaacgtgattgtattaggaaacataggttagactaggaaatattctggcttgccttgtactccaagtagatcatgtactcctatatatatgctcaCGAGgctcaagcactacaaaaaaaaaactaTTTCCATCAATCCCCCTCTCTCCTTTTAACAATTCATTCACTTAATGCTGGTCAACGCGTTCATTTACTCAATGCTGATCTACACATTATGTAGCCCGCTCACGCTGATGTGATGTATCACATGACAGAGGGACGACCATTTAAGTACACATTGTTAGATAAATTGAAGGGGGCGTATCTGTGGGACGACGTAACCTGTTGATGAAGCTTATTAGACATCCGGTTAAGAAATTGTTGTACTGGACTTATTTGGATGAttgatttgtgctattttctatccgAACCGGATAAATGTCAGCtgatttgcatgaatttcatccggctGAAGTGTGTATGCAGGCAAATCTCATCCCAATTTCATCCGGCTGAAGTGTGTATGCAGACAGCGTTGAATGCTGGAGTGTGTATGCAGACAGCGTTGGATGAAATTGTATCCAGCTGAACGATCAGTATCCGCAGACTATCCCGGAGCAAATTTACGGGTCAGCAGCCTTGGATGCCTCGGATAACGATCAGTATCCGCAGACTATATATGCTAGAGCAAATTTCAATTTTACGGGTCACTGGCATTGACTATGGCAGAGCAAATTTCCAGGTCAGCTAGAGCAAATTTCAAATTTACGGGTCAGTGGCGTTGACTATGCCAGAGCAAATTTACGGATCAGTGGCGTTGGATGGCTAAACGATCGGTATACGCAGACTATGCCGAGCGTATGCCCTAAtgtatgaaatgcaaaaaagaattAGCGTTGGAGATGCTGCAAAAAGTAGTACTGTGCCTCCTCTCTTCTCTCTTTGTGCCTCTTTCATTCCTCACAAAGATAGGAACAACACCGAACAATACACCTTAGGCACGTGTGGTTTCTGTATTCTCCTGATCCAATTTGTATGCGCCCTAGAACACCATTGTAGCTCCGCCATTCactcaaaaaaaaaacagaaagggtGAAGCGGCCAGCAAGCCATGGTGATGTACATTGTTGCCTTTGCCTTGCGAGACGGTTTCAGTCCTGCACCTGCGGCTTGTGTTTGTTTTCGCCTCCGGCACGTCTGTACTGGCGACGTGGCACCGCTATTTTCTAGCGGTGGGATAAATCGTCTTGCACGTTCCGCATTCAACCAAAACAGAATCTGAACTTCGTTTCAAAGAGAAGACATATTCTGAAGCGTCAATGTCAAATGATCGGCAGCGAGGCGAGCACAGAAGCAAATGCATGGACAAACGAAGCGGCCCGGGCCTTTTCTTATTCACAACTCGGTACTAAACCGATCGATCGGACGAACACGAGCAGTAGTACAACAGTAGAAACATCACACACACACTGACACgcacgaacacacacacacactcgctcgTGTAGACACGTACGAAGGCGCTAGCACACATAGATCAGGTAGTAGACGACGCGGCGCGGCGGACTGACATCGGCCTGCTAGCTCCAGCTTACGACGACGCCCtggtgccggtgccggtgccggCGCCCGCTCCGCCGGTGGCGCCGGTGTGGCCACCTCCTCCGGCGCGCGCGTCCTCCGCGCGGCTCTGGATGGCGTGGCCGGCCTGCTGCGTCTTGTGCCCCGCGGCCGCGGCGGCATCGGCCATGCGCTGGCGCGCCTCCTCCACGTAGTCCGGGGTGCGCTGGAACGCCTGGCGCGCCGTGTTGGCGAGGACGGTGAGCGAGGAGAGGCCGCCCAGCCCCAGCGCGCCGGAGGTGAGGAACCCGGTGACGGCCAGGCCGATGGTGAGCGCGGCCGGGACCAGCATGGGGCTGAAGAGCAGGAACACGGGCGTGGCCACGGCCAGCCCCACCACGGTGCCCGCCAGCGCCAGCCCGGACAGCACCAGCAGCAGCCCGCCCAGCGGGAACAGCGTCGCCACCGTCAGCGCCTGCGACGCCGACGGCGCCTTCTCCTGGAACATgcccttcatctgctcgcccatcTGGCGCCCGTGCTGCTGCTGCCCGCCGTGGTGCCCGCCGCCGTACTGCCCGTGCTGCACCTGCACGTAGCCCCCGCGGTCCGCCATTGCTCCTCCCTCGCTTCGCTGCGTCCGCCGGCGGTGAAGTGAGCCAAGATCTGTCGAACTCGAGAGCTGGAGGGGACTGAACTCTGAAGTGAAGTGGGTTGAGGTGGAGAGGGGATCGAGGCCGGTGCgcgatatataggtggaagaagcgGTGACACGTAGGGAGGAGGCGGGGTACGTGGTGGGGGTGGAGGCTTGCATGGGCTACACCAGGCGAGAGGGCTGACACGGCGCGGCGCCTGAGGCAGCCGCTGTGTCGGGAGGATGCGGTGCGTGCGTGGCGGCTGAGGTGGGTCGTGACATTGCGAGTTTGTGACAGCGTGCGTGCGAGACGCAGAGCCTTTGTTTGCTTCCCGGAGTGAGTTCGTCGTCTCGTCGGCCGGTGAGCTCGTGTTCGTCGCCTCTTTTCAAATCTTCCAAGACATAAGTATGGACAATGAGGCGAGAGCCTTTCTCTGATCTCCACGCTCAATCACATTTTCAATCCACCATTCTTGAATCGAAGCCTCATTTCGCCAGCTCCTCACCACATCACCATGTAGACCAAGCCATGTTGCAACCTCGATCCAAATATGGTGGGAGAACCTACATTGGAAGAGAAGGTGCACCGCGGTTTCGTGGACTTGCTTGCAAAACGAGCAGAGATTGCAGTTCGGCCATCCACGACGGTGAAATCGATCGGTCGTCCAAACTCTGTTTTGAATTATCGGCCAAGCAAAAAAATGCATTTCCGAGGGGCACAACCCTTCCAAATATCAGTAGGCACGATGCTTGTCATGCGTCCCGCAAACTACGCCATATAGGTAGTCGACACCGATTATTCTCGATGAGAAGTGAATTTCCATAGGATAGTATCATGCATATCATTGTCGAGAGTAATAGAGGGTAGCTTCTCACAAAGAAAGGCAAACTCCTAAATATGCTCCATGGTGAGCCCATGGTGGGTATCAATCTGACTAACCCAATAATTCTTGTGGTGAGCTTTTTGGACCGAGCAAGATTTCTTTCTTGAGAGGTCAAATATCGTTGGAGCAATATCTTTGGGTCTCATGTCGTCGAGCAAAGATGATTCCCTGAACTTCGCCTTACATCCATCTCTAAACTAACCCTGGTGGCTGCCACAAAAAGGNNNNNNNNNNNNNNNNNNNNNNNNNNNNNNNNNNNNNNNNNNNNNNNNNNNNNNNNNNNNNNNNNNNNNNNNNNNNNNNNNNNNNNNNNNNNNNNNNNNNNNNNNNNNNNNNNNNNNNNNNNNNNNNNNNNNNNNNNNNNNNNNNNNNNNNNNNNNNNNNNNNNNNNNNNNNNNNNNNNNNNNNNNNNNNNNNNNNNNNNNNNNNNNCGAAGGGCAGTAGAAAATTTCTCAAGGTTGAGGATGCCCAAACCACCAAAGATCTTCGGCTTGCAGACGAGTTTCCAGTTGACCTTGCATTTTCCACTGGTCATCTTATCACAACCCGCCTAAATATAGGCAGGACACAAGTTGTCAATCTTCTTCCTCGCTTCCATCGGTAGCGTTCTTCCCTTTTAGTATTTAGTTTATTTATTAACAAGCAAGCAATCTTTGTTCATCCAAGGACGCTTTCAAAACCTTTGTAGAAACATTTACAACCGGACCCCCACTTCCGACAAACATCATGCAGACAACACGGACACCGCCTAAGCCAAAATGCTAACCTAACCAGGGCCCTAAACCCAACTCATATGTCTGGGTTGTCTGGCACCCCCTCATACCATCCCATATGTTGGGCAAATATGGAGACGCCAGGGCGCATCCGCCACATCAGACTGATGGGCAGGACCCACATGGAAACCCTTCGATCGTTGGTTTGATGACTGCATTAATCGATTTGAGGAACCCTAGCCACCGGCATATTCCTTCTTTTCCTCCCTTTCGTGTCACCACCGGATTCCCCGCCGATTTTCCTTTCGCTCTGACCTTCATGTCTGCCATGGTAACCAACTACAAAATGCTAATGCCCGAGCGTCGAGCGGATATCGTGTGGGAGATGAGCGCCATTGAGGAACATCGCACAACCGGTGCACAACACGTTGCTCGCCTTACGGACAAGGGTGAGGCGGAGACGGGGATGTTAgagcagaagaaggagaaggaggaagagaaagcaggagaggaggcggcgggcaCAGAGGTCGAGCCCGGCGGATTTGGGATGGAAGAGGCAAAGGAGCAGTTCCACCTTGCACGAGCCGAGGAGGCAGAGGCGCAGTTGGAGTAGCAGGCGGGTGGATACCACCTTCATGTTGAGGTAGGATTAAACAGCATCCCGATGCACATAACTCTCGCTTGCGCGTGCTCCGGGGAAGGGTCCAACCACTTTTGGTCTTTTGTACATAGTTTTTTCCTGCATTTCTACAGTAGGTTGTTTCTAGGactcgaacccgtgacctcatggtcataaggcaacagctttaccactgcgccaaggctctcCTTCCTATTGAGATAGCATTatgatgacctacaagtataggggatcaatcatagtcctttcggtaagtaagagtgtcgaacccaacgaggaggagaaggaaatgacaagcggttttcagcaagatattctctgcaagtactaaaaatagcggtaacaagtagtttgatagcaagataattcgtaacgagtaTCAAGTAACAATtgtaacaaaagtgtagcaagatggctcaatccttttatagcaaaggacaagtcgaATGTACTTCTTATAATGAGAGAgttctcgaggacacatgagaattcccgtctagtcacgttcatcatgtttagttgattcatgttcactactttgataatttgatatgtgggtggaccgatgctagggtgttgttcttacttgaacaaacaacccTCTTATgataacccctcttgcaagcatactcaactaaaaaataaaaatgaagataaatctaaccatagcatgaaatacatgaatccaaatcagccccttatggaataatgcataaactatggtttaaatTTTTGTCACTCtggcaactcatcatctacttattactttccaatgccatTCTTTAGgcccaacttgttggaaatatgccctagagcaataatatttatattattatattttcgtgttcataattatagagtttatattctatgctataactgttgtgatcctggaatatgtgattaaGTGGAAAACTCGTATGcgcgtgtggaatgataaacgacaAAAttaaaggttcctagtcttgcctctagaaatagctcaagtgttgttggtgatcacattttccggatcttaggatatagTTAAGTGTAATGATAGTTCTAAAACAatattgagattatgacgttggaagaacgatcatattgaatcgacccaaagtTGTCTGTTATGAATAGAGTCAATATTGTTTGTTATCAATTGTAATAATACGGAGTGTTGAAGTGTGATTTTTCTTCTTAGGTATCATAGTCACTCTTACCgtacggtgggctttggggttgctcaaacatcacttgcaacacggtgatcataacgacaacttagaggctcatcggaaagtttgacaagggactaggtAGCTCGAGAGTGCGATTTTCTCGTCCTATGATGGAGAGATATTTTTAGGGtcctctcggtgtgacgacatccatcatcgtctagTCAGACATAGGTGACTTCATCACGGGGATGCCAAAACACaataatgagaaagaagaacaaaaccggtaacgaggatatCAATATAGTGAGCATGTGATGACTCCGGAGGATACCGATGCATTCCGGGTTTTGTGAAATATCGCG is a genomic window containing:
- the LOC123094303 gene encoding oleosin 18 kDa, which gives rise to MADRGGYVQVQHGQYGGGHHGGQQQHGRQMGEQMKGMFQEKAPSASQALTVATLFPLGGLLLVLSGLALAGTVVGLAVATPVFLLFSPMLVPAALTIGLAVTGFLTSGALGLGGLSSLTVLANTARQAFQRTPDYVEEARQRMADAAAAAGHKTQQAGHAIQSRAEDARAGGGGHTGATGGAGAGTGTGTRASS